One window of Desulfarculus baarsii DSM 2075 genomic DNA carries:
- the cobU gene encoding bifunctional adenosylcobinamide kinase/adenosylcobinamide-phosphate guanylyltransferase gives MTEHTLILGGASSGKSAYAERLALALCPRPAYIATAQAWDDEMRQRVAKHIQRRGPAWTTIEEPLALEDALRAAARNHRLVLVDCLSLWLTNLMLQTPAGDAQLIERFDALAGLLGELGGQVLFVSNEVGLGIVPENALARRFRDLAGALHQTMAASCPRVLFVAAGLALALKGRPAGSTPEDLSRG, from the coding sequence ATGACCGAGCATACCCTGATATTGGGCGGAGCATCCAGCGGCAAAAGCGCCTACGCCGAACGCCTGGCCCTGGCCCTGTGCCCCCGACCGGCCTACATCGCCACGGCCCAGGCCTGGGACGACGAGATGCGCCAGCGCGTGGCCAAGCACATCCAACGTCGCGGCCCGGCCTGGACCACCATCGAGGAGCCCCTGGCCCTGGAGGACGCCCTGCGCGCCGCCGCGCGAAACCACCGGCTGGTTCTGGTCGATTGCCTGAGCCTGTGGCTGACCAACCTCATGCTGCAAACCCCGGCCGGCGACGCCCAGCTCATCGAGCGCTTCGACGCCCTGGCCGGCCTGCTGGGCGAGCTTGGCGGCCAGGTCTTGTTCGTCTCCAACGAAGTGGGCCTGGGCATCGTGCCCGAAAACGCCCTTGCCCGCCGGTTCAGGGATCTGGCCGGCGCGCTGCATCAAACCATGGCCGCCAGTTGCCCCCGCGTCTTGTTCGTCGCCGCCGGCCTGGCCCTGGCCCTGAAAGGCCGGCCCGCCGGCTCGACCCCGGAGGATCTTTCCCGTGGATAG
- a CDS encoding DVU0772 family protein, protein MLSWQELKNSPQIIGLIDWEMTPAQAFEAYQIKSIDAWKHRGLEDVYYFYVSTWQGRGQVILVRRTMVDSQEIAVAPAPETLVAACLAAGDGQQYPRGQLPLDEALRQWLRAELGL, encoded by the coding sequence TTGCTTTCCTGGCAAGAACTGAAAAACAGCCCCCAGATCATCGGCCTCATCGACTGGGAGATGACCCCGGCCCAGGCCTTCGAGGCCTATCAGATCAAATCCATCGACGCCTGGAAACATCGCGGCCTGGAGGACGTTTATTATTTTTACGTCTCGACCTGGCAAGGCCGGGGCCAGGTGATCCTGGTGCGACGAACCATGGTCGACAGCCAGGAAATCGCCGTGGCCCCGGCCCCCGAGACGCTGGTGGCCGCCTGCCTGGCCGCCGGCGACGGCCAGCAATATCCTCGGGGCCAACTGCCCCTGGACGAAGCCTTGCGCCAGTGGCTGCGCGCCGAACTGGGGCTTTGA
- a CDS encoding glycosyltransferase family 2 protein, whose translation MSESVLRQTPASIPQREPVCDIIMPVRDNLELTCDCLELLRKNTASPFRLIIIDDGSGQITARWLGNQVKRPGAPMVLIRHETSQGWTRSTNDGLAAGLAQRWAGQLERSSFASGYCLLLRRRLYQALGPLDESYPYGLWADIDYCRRAQDLGYFSAVARDALVAHLQNRTFKIVDAQWRATALEGERMFIERWGYRLGFVWLPQERLGAPNPQAARQMARLYNLADRGCVFYVLPKAGERAEEVLSAHGLCPHGNVFWEDGLASLIPRPLRARPRLAYLAGKGRARVLHRGDLARLDASCLPLTQLPPQAIGKTIRAK comes from the coding sequence ATGAGCGAAAGCGTTCTACGACAGACGCCGGCCAGCATCCCCCAGCGGGAGCCGGTCTGCGACATCATCATGCCAGTGCGCGACAATCTGGAACTGACCTGCGACTGCCTGGAGCTTCTGCGCAAAAACACCGCCAGCCCTTTCCGGCTGATCATCATCGACGATGGTTCGGGCCAGATCACCGCCCGCTGGCTGGGCAATCAGGTCAAAAGGCCCGGCGCGCCCATGGTGTTGATCCGCCACGAAACCAGCCAGGGTTGGACCAGAAGCACCAACGACGGCTTGGCCGCCGGGTTGGCCCAGCGATGGGCGGGTCAGTTGGAGCGCTCCAGCTTCGCCAGCGGCTATTGTCTGTTGCTGCGCCGCCGGCTCTACCAGGCCCTGGGGCCCCTGGACGAAAGCTATCCCTACGGCTTGTGGGCCGACATCGATTATTGCCGCCGCGCCCAGGATCTGGGCTATTTCAGCGCCGTGGCCCGCGACGCCCTGGTGGCTCATCTGCAAAACCGCACTTTCAAGATAGTCGACGCCCAGTGGCGAGCCACCGCTTTGGAAGGAGAGCGCATGTTCATCGAGCGCTGGGGCTATCGCCTTGGTTTCGTGTGGTTGCCCCAAGAACGCCTCGGCGCGCCCAACCCCCAGGCCGCCCGGCAAATGGCCAGGCTTTACAATCTGGCCGACCGTGGATGCGTGTTTTATGTCTTGCCCAAGGCCGGCGAAAGGGCCGAGGAGGTTTTGTCCGCCCACGGCCTTTGCCCCCACGGCAACGTGTTTTGGGAAGACGGCCTGGCCTCGCTGATTCCGCGCCCCTTGCGCGCGCGGCCGCGCCTGGCCTACCTGGCCGGCAAGGGCCGGGCGCGCGTCTTGCATCGGGGAGACCTGGCCCGACTCGACGCCTCGTGCCTGCCCTTGACGCAACTGCCGCCCCAGGCCATCGGCAAGACCATCCGCGCCAAATGA
- a CDS encoding TldD/PmbA family protein yields MSLELDVTPALEAALGGGGEMAEAFLEDSSSLMVVIDNAKVEKVLGGQDLGVGLRLIKDLRTSYAFGNQLRAQALVALASDIAAERDAAPGRLHSFAPIAPGLAPAIVKPPIGVETARKVEMARTAEAAARAVDNRVRQVRVIYLERTQRVRVVNSLGVDARDERTQVLMAIHCVAAEGAVLQTGYESIGGLCGLELFDDQPPEQAARRAARQAVMMLAAQPAPGGSMAVVLHSAAGGTMIHEAVGHGLEADIVLEGMSVYKDQVGRQVASPLITVIDDGSLAGKRGSAGFDDEGVPTGRNVLIAGGVLKGYLHDRLSAMKMNARPTGNGRRENYRQRPIPRMTNTFIAPGHDDPEAIIADTPHGLLVKKMGGGQVNTTNGDFVFEVAEGYLIENGRVGRPVRGATLTGNGPKVLMDIDRVANDLGFGIGTCGKEGQGSPVADAQPTLRIPSIVVGGRQG; encoded by the coding sequence ATGAGCCTGGAATTGGACGTCACGCCGGCGTTGGAGGCCGCCCTCGGCGGCGGCGGAGAGATGGCCGAGGCCTTTTTGGAAGACAGTTCCAGCCTGATGGTGGTGATCGACAACGCCAAGGTGGAAAAAGTCCTGGGCGGACAGGACTTGGGGGTTGGCCTGCGCCTGATCAAGGATCTGCGCACCTCCTACGCCTTTGGCAACCAGTTGCGCGCCCAGGCCTTGGTGGCCCTGGCTAGCGACATCGCCGCCGAGCGCGACGCCGCGCCGGGCCGGCTCCATTCATTCGCCCCGATCGCGCCCGGCCTGGCCCCGGCCATCGTCAAACCGCCCATCGGCGTGGAGACCGCGCGCAAGGTGGAAATGGCCCGCACCGCCGAGGCCGCGGCCAGGGCCGTCGACAATCGCGTGCGCCAGGTGCGGGTGATCTACCTGGAGCGGACCCAGCGCGTGCGGGTGGTCAATTCGCTGGGCGTCGACGCCCGCGACGAACGCACCCAGGTGCTAATGGCCATCCACTGCGTGGCCGCCGAGGGGGCCGTGTTGCAGACCGGCTACGAATCCATCGGCGGGCTGTGTGGCCTGGAGCTCTTCGACGACCAGCCGCCCGAACAGGCCGCCCGCCGGGCCGCCCGCCAGGCGGTGATGATGCTCGCGGCCCAACCAGCGCCGGGCGGGTCCATGGCGGTGGTGTTGCACAGCGCCGCCGGCGGCACGATGATCCACGAGGCCGTGGGCCACGGCCTGGAGGCCGACATCGTTTTGGAAGGCATGAGCGTCTACAAGGATCAAGTGGGCCGGCAGGTGGCCAGCCCGCTGATCACCGTCATCGACGACGGCTCCCTGGCCGGCAAGCGCGGCTCCGCCGGCTTCGACGACGAAGGCGTCCCCACCGGGCGCAACGTGCTCATCGCCGGCGGCGTGCTCAAGGGCTATCTGCACGACCGGCTCTCGGCCATGAAAATGAACGCCCGGCCCACCGGCAACGGCCGGCGCGAAAATTATCGTCAACGGCCCATCCCCCGCATGACCAACACCTTCATCGCCCCCGGCCACGACGACCCCGAGGCCATCATCGCCGATACGCCCCACGGGCTTTTGGTCAAAAAAATGGGCGGCGGCCAGGTCAACACCACCAACGGCGATTTTGTCTTCGAGGTGGCCGAGGGCTATCTGATCGAAAACGGCCGCGTGGGCCGGCCCGTGCGCGGGGCCACCCTCACCGGCAACGGCCCCAAGGTGCTGATGGACATCGACCGCGTGGCCAACGACCTGGGCTTTGGCATCGGCACCTGCGGCAAGGAAGGCCAGGGTTCGCCGGTGGCCGACGCCCAGCCGACGCTGCGCATCCCCAGCATTGTCGTGGGCGGCCGGCAAGGCTAA
- a CDS encoding rhodanese-like domain-containing protein, whose translation MRKILVVLLAFSLLAAPLAAAARTAQKAKTITPLEAWEMMSQDARDTFMIDVRPRHMYTLLGHPPRAYNIPWRFLTTDFQVEGGAYGGGAAEYTGYQLSAEPNPNFIGVVTSLFKPGDRLIVICQNGDQAADAADALVEAGFKNVHAVRHGVMGEPFIPADEQKLAQKFSPHYGQGGRVNGWVYWGLPLVRSIEPRLIYPPDLKKMQSTQ comes from the coding sequence ATGCGCAAAATTTTGGTCGTATTGCTGGCGTTTTCCCTCCTTGCCGCGCCGCTGGCCGCCGCGGCCCGCACCGCCCAAAAAGCCAAAACCATAACCCCCCTCGAAGCCTGGGAGATGATGTCCCAGGACGCCCGTGACACCTTCATGATCGACGTGCGGCCCCGGCACATGTACACCCTTTTGGGCCATCCGCCCCGGGCCTACAACATCCCCTGGCGCTTTCTGACCACCGACTTCCAGGTCGAGGGCGGCGCCTACGGCGGCGGCGCGGCCGAATACACCGGCTATCAACTCTCGGCCGAGCCCAACCCCAACTTCATCGGCGTGGTCACCAGCCTTTTCAAGCCTGGCGACCGGCTCATCGTCATCTGCCAAAACGGCGACCAGGCCGCCGACGCCGCCGACGCCCTGGTCGAGGCCGGCTTCAAAAACGTCCACGCCGTGCGTCACGGCGTCATGGGCGAGCCCTTCATCCCCGCCGACGAACAAAAACTGGCCCAAAAGTTTTCGCCCCATTACGGCCAAGGCGGCCGGGTCAACGGCTGGGTCTACTGGGGCCTGCCCCTGGTCCGCTCCATCGAGCCGCGCCTGATCTATCCGCCCGACCTGAAAAAAATGCAATCGACCCAATAA
- a CDS encoding thiolase domain-containing protein, with translation MITFSDRQLKIPKMSRPVYLVTAGQSKFDRAMPYKRTEELCIDALAMAARLIDKTPAELKKYIHTCYYGHFADHFGDQLLGEAVIHDRLGLDPLGNVGVKTGGATGGSTLWEAAKAVASGYSDCVLAMGWERMDEVPTDEGNNYISCAADKDWETPLGHIYTGYYAVMAQKYWQVFGKQEESFRRTLAEISVKHHGYARFNPFAQAPMKISVEDVLQSPVVAYPLRALDCCLMSVGAACAIVCDEQTALELTKGTANKPLRIWVTAGSHTLRPACRRDMAIPLLPNESADQYKDLGQRFPGGERYPGFTGFLAARMAAYYAYNMVGIQDPSEDLDVIELHDAFTISDVQTYEDVGIRPYGYGRDYVESGDCYHTNPKTGQPGKLPSNLSGGLIGCMHAVGATGIMQVFEIALQLWNRWAELHGDPALWEAFGRVKPDDWTDLQVKGAKRAMAISHAGVGSHVTATILMDPDCLLKADA, from the coding sequence ATGATTACGTTCAGTGATCGCCAGCTCAAAATCCCCAAAATGTCGCGGCCGGTCTATCTGGTCACGGCCGGCCAGTCCAAGTTCGACCGAGCCATGCCCTACAAACGCACCGAGGAATTGTGCATCGACGCCCTGGCCATGGCCGCCCGGCTCATCGACAAGACGCCGGCCGAACTTAAAAAGTACATCCACACCTGCTATTACGGCCATTTCGCCGATCACTTCGGCGACCAGCTTTTGGGCGAGGCGGTGATCCACGACCGCCTGGGCCTGGACCCGCTGGGCAACGTCGGCGTGAAAACCGGCGGGGCCACTGGCGGCTCGACCCTGTGGGAGGCGGCCAAGGCCGTGGCCTCGGGATACTCCGACTGCGTGCTGGCCATGGGCTGGGAGCGCATGGACGAGGTGCCCACCGACGAAGGCAACAACTATATCTCGTGCGCCGCCGACAAGGACTGGGAAACGCCCCTGGGCCACATCTACACCGGCTACTACGCGGTCATGGCCCAGAAATATTGGCAGGTGTTCGGCAAGCAAGAGGAATCGTTCCGCCGCACGCTGGCCGAGATTTCGGTCAAGCACCACGGCTACGCCCGCTTCAATCCCTTTGCCCAGGCCCCGATGAAGATCAGCGTCGAGGACGTGCTGCAATCGCCGGTGGTGGCCTATCCCCTGCGGGCGCTGGATTGCTGCCTGATGAGCGTGGGCGCGGCCTGCGCCATTGTCTGCGACGAACAAACCGCCCTGGAGCTGACCAAGGGCACGGCCAACAAGCCGCTGCGCATCTGGGTCACGGCCGGATCGCACACCCTGCGCCCGGCCTGCCGCCGCGACATGGCCATACCGCTATTGCCCAACGAGAGCGCCGACCAATACAAAGACCTGGGCCAGCGCTTCCCCGGCGGCGAACGTTACCCCGGCTTCACCGGCTTTTTGGCCGCGCGCATGGCCGCCTACTACGCCTACAACATGGTCGGCATCCAAGACCCCAGCGAGGATCTCGACGTCATCGAGCTGCACGACGCCTTTACCATCAGCGACGTGCAGACCTACGAGGACGTGGGCATCCGGCCCTACGGCTATGGCCGCGACTACGTTGAAAGCGGCGATTGCTATCACACCAACCCCAAGACCGGCCAGCCCGGCAAGCTGCCCTCCAACCTCTCGGGCGGGCTCATCGGCTGCATGCACGCGGTGGGGGCCACGGGCATCATGCAGGTCTTCGAGATCGCCCTGCAACTGTGGAACCGTTGGGCCGAGCTGCACGGCGATCCGGCCCTGTGGGAGGCCTTCGGCCGCGTCAAGCCCGACGACTGGACCGACCTCCAGGTCAAAGGCGCCAAGCGGGCCATGGCCATCAGCCACGCCGGCGTCGGTTCCCACGTCACGGCCACTATCTTGATGGACCCCGACTGCCTGCTCAAGGCGGACGCCTAG
- a CDS encoding Zn-ribbon domain-containing OB-fold protein: protein MAIFGQVKVKNGQYKLKGDFHTIAPSLPIRNEDEGWRLMGVTNPRSITHIHMYGGEAAFFEALGQGRILGTRCDNPACEHPGTVYLPFRIHCPDCLGRNSVIDLTDVVRRTARVHTFMVCERSGAFNTLDKPIKFINVEFEGVATILMSYLVAGEPEIGLAVTPIFKTINPTYTITDLAFVAQGTTAAQLPMDYTFGV, encoded by the coding sequence ATGGCGATTTTCGGACAAGTGAAGGTCAAAAACGGCCAATACAAGCTGAAGGGCGACTTCCACACCATCGCGCCCAGCCTGCCCATCCGCAACGAGGATGAGGGCTGGCGGCTGATGGGCGTGACCAATCCCCGTTCGATCACCCACATCCACATGTACGGCGGCGAGGCGGCCTTTTTCGAGGCCCTGGGCCAGGGCCGCATCCTGGGCACGCGTTGCGACAACCCGGCCTGCGAACACCCCGGCACGGTCTATCTGCCTTTTCGCATCCACTGCCCCGACTGCCTGGGCCGCAACAGCGTCATCGACCTCACCGACGTGGTTCGCCGCACGGCCAGGGTGCACACCTTCATGGTCTGCGAGCGCTCCGGGGCCTTCAACACCCTCGACAAACCCATCAAATTCATCAATGTCGAGTTCGAGGGCGTGGCCACCATCCTCATGAGCTACCTGGTGGCGGGCGAGCCCGAGATCGGCCTGGCCGTGACGCCCATTTTCAAGACGATCAACCCCACCTACACCATCACCGACCTGGCCTTCGTGGCCCAGGGGACCACGGCCGCGCAACTGCCCATGGACTATACCTTCGGCGTCTGA
- a CDS encoding FAD-binding oxidoreductase: MHEAALEALRLAAGPPNVSVDVGRRLIFAADATGRMQPPAAVVRALDAAQIGRILAACTAFGLKITPRGAGSGLTGGATPLAGGVVLDLAGMDKIIRVDQADQLAVVQPGVVNADLQRAARQQGLFYPPDPASADFCTIGGNVAENAGGLRAVKYGVTRDYVLALQAVLADGRIMRVGSPTMKGVVGYDLTRLLVGSEGTLAVITEITLKLLPLPEATATLCALYAQVEAAALAVRRILAGGARPVALEFMDAASLRAVEAHAGLGLDPTAAAMILVELDGPPEVLARQAQWIEATLTQSGGKDVRRASGGAEAEAIWAARRAMSPALRKIAAGKLNEDIVVPLGSLATMIRRLEGVAARRGVDIVSFGHAGDGNLHVNIMYDPADQAQTQAARQALTDVFAQTLALGGTVSGEHGVGTAKLAGAAVELDPTALELMRAVKKVFDPAGILNPGKGLPPLEGQR, from the coding sequence ATGCATGAAGCCGCCCTGGAGGCCCTGCGCCTGGCCGCCGGACCGCCAAACGTTAGCGTCGATGTCGGGCGCAGGCTGATATTCGCCGCCGACGCCACCGGCCGGATGCAACCGCCCGCCGCCGTGGTGCGGGCGCTGGACGCGGCCCAGATCGGTCGGATACTGGCCGCCTGCACGGCCTTTGGCCTGAAAATCACGCCGCGCGGCGCGGGCAGCGGGCTCACCGGCGGGGCCACGCCCCTGGCCGGCGGCGTGGTGCTGGATCTGGCCGGCATGGACAAAATCATCCGCGTCGACCAGGCCGATCAACTGGCCGTGGTGCAGCCGGGCGTGGTCAACGCCGACCTGCAACGGGCCGCCCGCCAACAGGGGCTTTTTTATCCGCCCGACCCGGCCAGCGCCGATTTCTGCACCATCGGCGGCAACGTGGCCGAAAACGCCGGCGGTCTGCGCGCGGTCAAATACGGCGTGACCCGCGATTATGTCCTGGCCCTGCAGGCCGTGCTGGCCGACGGCCGGATCATGCGGGTGGGCTCGCCGACGATGAAGGGCGTTGTCGGCTACGACCTGACGCGGCTGCTGGTGGGCAGCGAGGGCACGCTGGCGGTGATCACCGAGATCACCCTCAAGCTTTTGCCCCTGCCCGAGGCTACGGCCACGCTCTGCGCGCTCTACGCCCAGGTGGAGGCGGCGGCCCTGGCCGTGCGGCGCATTCTGGCCGGCGGCGCGCGGCCGGTGGCCCTGGAGTTCATGGACGCGGCCAGTCTGCGGGCGGTGGAGGCCCACGCCGGCCTGGGCCTGGACCCGACGGCGGCGGCGATGATCCTGGTGGAGCTGGACGGCCCGCCCGAGGTGCTGGCTCGCCAGGCCCAGTGGATCGAGGCGACCTTGACCCAAAGCGGCGGCAAGGACGTGCGCCGAGCCAGCGGCGGGGCCGAGGCCGAGGCCATCTGGGCCGCTCGCCGGGCCATGAGCCCGGCCCTGCGCAAGATCGCCGCCGGCAAGCTAAACGAAGACATCGTCGTGCCGCTGGGCTCGCTGGCCACGATGATCCGCCGCCTGGAAGGCGTCGCCGCCCGGCGCGGCGTGGATATCGTCTCCTTTGGTCACGCCGGCGACGGCAACCTGCACGTCAACATCATGTACGACCCCGCCGACCAGGCCCAGACCCAGGCCGCCCGTCAGGCCCTCACCGACGTCTTCGCCCAGACTTTGGCCTTGGGCGGCACGGTCAGCGGCGAGCACGGCGTGGGCACGGCCAAACTGGCCGGCGCGGCGGTGGAACTGGATCCCACGGCGCTGGAGCTGATGCGCGCGGTGAAAAAGGTCTTTGACCCGGCGGGAATCTTGAACCCTGGCAAGGGCTTGCCGCCGCTGGAAGGCCAACGGTGA
- a CDS encoding (Fe-S)-binding protein: MSRPGPMAQAAAAAQACAQCGACQAVCPLYRATRQEEVSARGKLRLIGALSKGLLSPGRDLAKALDVCLLCGRCSQKCPNQTPATQAQRAAREVLAPLAGRLSAQALFVDDVLADKTRLEALAKAGRWLWPADAGLNLRLPGLEGLEKLPRPAARFFLQDAPKIIHGPKGRPTVAFFVGCLANYLRPELARQVVTLLARRFTVVIPPDQGCCGLMAHGAGHAAAARALAQAGMRAFAGADLVVTACASCAHAIASAWPELLDGPAAEQAQALAGRVAEVSGVLAEAGGVSAADPGRVAALHVPCHQSVGLADGPSPGRLLAAAGVELAAMDGHDQCCGGGGLFSLRRPDLSRAVFAPRRQALADSGARVLATSCSGCFVQWRRGLPAEVAVLHPVELLR, encoded by the coding sequence GTGAGCCGGCCGGGGCCCATGGCCCAGGCGGCGGCCGCGGCCCAGGCCTGCGCCCAGTGCGGGGCTTGCCAGGCGGTCTGCCCGCTTTATCGGGCCACACGGCAAGAAGAAGTCTCGGCCCGGGGCAAGCTGCGCTTGATCGGCGCTCTATCCAAGGGTTTGCTCTCCCCGGGGCGCGATCTGGCCAAGGCCCTGGACGTCTGCCTGTTGTGCGGCCGTTGCAGCCAGAAATGCCCCAACCAAACTCCGGCCACCCAGGCCCAGCGGGCGGCGCGGGAGGTTCTGGCTCCGCTGGCCGGGCGGCTGTCGGCCCAGGCGCTGTTTGTCGACGACGTGTTGGCTGACAAAACGCGCCTGGAGGCCCTGGCCAAGGCCGGGCGCTGGTTGTGGCCGGCCGATGCGGGCTTGAATCTGCGCCTGCCTGGGCTGGAGGGCCTGGAAAAGTTGCCCCGGCCGGCGGCGCGCTTTTTTTTGCAAGACGCGCCCAAAATCATTCATGGCCCCAAGGGTCGGCCCACGGTGGCTTTTTTCGTGGGCTGCCTGGCCAATTATCTGCGGCCCGAGTTGGCGCGCCAGGTGGTGACGCTTTTGGCCCGGCGCTTCACGGTGGTCATCCCGCCCGATCAGGGCTGCTGCGGGTTGATGGCCCATGGCGCTGGCCACGCCGCGGCCGCCCGCGCCCTGGCCCAGGCCGGCATGCGAGCCTTTGCCGGGGCCGATCTGGTGGTGACGGCCTGCGCCTCGTGCGCCCACGCCATCGCCTCGGCCTGGCCCGAACTGCTCGATGGCCCCGCCGCCGAGCAAGCCCAGGCCCTGGCCGGCCGCGTGGCCGAGGTAAGCGGCGTGCTGGCCGAGGCCGGCGGCGTTTCGGCCGCCGACCCCGGCCGCGTGGCGGCCTTGCACGTGCCCTGTCACCAATCGGTGGGCCTGGCCGACGGGCCATCGCCGGGCCGGTTGTTGGCGGCGGCCGGCGTGGAGCTTGCCGCGATGGACGGCCACGACCAATGCTGTGGCGGCGGCGGGTTGTTTTCGCTGCGTCGGCCCGATCTGAGCCGGGCGGTGTTCGCGCCGCGCCGCCAGGCCCTGGCCGACAGCGGAGCCAGGGTGCTGGCCACCAGTTGCAGCGGCTGTTTTGTGCAGTGGCGGCGCGGCTTGCCGGCCGAGGTGGCGGTGCTGCACCCGGTGGAGTTGCTGCGTTGA
- a CDS encoding Spy/CpxP family protein refolding chaperone: MKYMKSYAAFASLALVALLTTAVWAGPGGGMGPGHGRGMAMAQLTPEQQAAFEKDRAAFLTETEGLRKEMAAKAIELRTLQAQANPDPAKVRALSDELVDLGAQVAKKHNAYMSKYPGMGAGCGMMGGMGGGHGRMGGGMGMGFCGR; encoded by the coding sequence ATGAAGTACATGAAGTCTTACGCCGCCTTCGCCTCGCTGGCCCTGGTCGCCCTGCTCACCACCGCTGTCTGGGCCGGCCCTGGCGGTGGCATGGGGCCCGGTCACGGTCGCGGCATGGCCATGGCCCAGTTGACTCCCGAGCAGCAGGCCGCCTTTGAAAAGGACCGGGCCGCGTTCCTGACCGAGACCGAAGGCCTGCGCAAGGAAATGGCCGCCAAGGCCATCGAGTTGCGCACCCTCCAGGCCCAGGCCAATCCCGACCCGGCCAAGGTGCGGGCCCTGTCCGATGAACTGGTCGACCTGGGCGCCCAAGTGGCCAAGAAGCACAACGCCTACATGAGCAAGTATCCCGGCATGGGCGCTGGCTGCGGCATGATGGGCGGCATGGGCGGCGGTCACGGGCGCATGGGCGGCGGCATGGGCATGGGCTTCTGCGGTCGCTAG